CACCTTCATCCTTCGTTGTTCCACATGCTGCCAACAAACCAATTACTAATATACTAATTAAGCCTAACAAAATATTCTTTTTCACATTTATCCCCCTTAAAACATTGTATTTTTATGCAAGTAATTGTATTTTAACATAAATCTATAATTATGCAACAAAAATAATTATTATGTTTACTAGAATGTATCACCTCTTTTTGGATGGCTCTTTTCTAAACCTATTTACTAAATTAGAACACAAATAAGGCTTTATGTGGCTTTCATCTATACAGAAGAGTATATACTCCACGACCACTCATCTAATACATGTTTTATTCTAAATATGAAATCTATTATGTATTCAAGATTTAGTTATATGTATATGGCACATTGAGAGGGATTCATTACCATTGATATCGTATACTTTGTCGCTTTTGAGATTAATATAGAACAGCAATAATAATTTTATTCAATTACCTCATTCTTATATGAGAAAATAATTTTTAGTAAGCGTTTTCATTTATAAGTATATATACAGCCTTTCTAAAGAAAAGCCTTATAGAAATGTTTAGACACAATTCATTAAGGCTTTATTCTCTAGAGGATAAGCGTGTTTATATTTCTTCACAATACTTTTCAAATGATGCTTGGAGCTTATTAATAACTGCCGTTGGTTCATGCCCTTCTATTTCATGACGTTCTACCATCGTGCAAATTTTGCCGTCCTTTAATAAAGCAAAGCTAGGCGAAGATGGTGGGTAGCCTTCAAAGTATTCTCTAGCTTGAGCAGTCGCTTCTTTATCCTGTCCAGCAAAAACTGTCACTAAATGATCAGGGCGTTTATCGTAGTGGACTGCATGGGTAGCAGCTGGTCTAGCAATCCCCCCTGCACAGCCACAAACAGAATTAACCATAACTAATGTTGTTCCAGAACGCTGGAAAGCTGCTTCTACATCATCTATCGTAGTCAATTGCTCGTAACCCGCTGCATCCATTTCTTGACGAGCTTGACGAACAACATCATTCATAAACAAGTTAAAATCAATATTCATTTACAATATCACTCCCTTAATTATCAACCTATTACTATGATAGCAAGTAATCAATCTTATTTGCAATGATTTCACTATATAAACGTATAAAACATAACTAGTTTTCATTAAAATACAATGCAAGTAACTGTTGAACAGCTAACGTTACTGGTACATTCCCTGATATTACATTACTCTCTACTTGAGGTAATCTTCCTTTTATTTGTGGATGAGTAAAAAACCTTGTTTCTAGCTGATCTTTAATTGTCGCATATATCCATTCTTTCATTTGTGCTTTTCTACGGCTTTCAAAAGTACCAGCTGCCTTTGTCTGATCTACAAATTCATTAATAATTTTCCATACATTATCAATTCCTTTTCCAAAGAGCGCTGAACACGTATACGCTTTCGTTTCCCACCCTTCAGTAGCGGGTCGTAAATAATGTAGAAATCGATTATAATCTCGTTGTGCCATCTCCGCATGACGCTTATTTTCGCCATCTGCTTTATTGATAATTAACGCATCAGCCAGTTCAAGTACACCCTTTTTCATCCCTTGTAACTCATCGCCTGCCCCTGTAAGAACGAGTAATAAAATGAAATCAACCATCGTTCTAACTACGATTTCACTTTGCCCTACACCAACTGTTTCAACAAGGATAACATCAAAGCCTGCCGCTTCACAGAGCAACATCGTTTCCCTCGTTTTCCGATGTACTCCCCCAAGCGTCCCACCTGAAGGTGATGGCCGTACAAATGCCCGGGGGTGTCGAGATAGGTTCTCCATCCTAGTCTTATCTCCAAGAATACTTCCTCCAGTAATTGAACTACTAGGATCAACAGCTAATACCGCAACATGATACCCTTGGTCACAAAGATATGTACCAAAAGATTCAATGAATGTACTTTTGCCTGCACCAGGGACCCCAGTAATGCCTATTCGAATAGAGGAACCTACATGTGGAAGTAATTCATTTAAAACAGCCTGAGCTTTTTCGACATGTCTCTGTGCGTTGCTCTCGATTAACGTTATCGCTTGAGCCAACATTGTTCGATCTTTGTTTAATACTCCATCAACATAGTCATTTACTTGCTTCTCCGTTTTTCTCATAAACTTCTTGTTTTCAGAATGTTGACTTTCCATCCCATCGTGACTACCAGCTACACCTTTTTTAATATATGATGTAAAGCTGTCATTTTCTTTTGAAGGTACCCAATCAGGTCTTTCATTTATATTCGTCACTAACATCCACTTCCTCATAGCCGAGTCTATGATAAATTTCTTCAATGACCTTCTGGGCAGCTACCGGGATGATCGTACCAGGGCCAAAAATAGCGGAAGCTCCATTTTCTTTAAGATAATCATAGTCTTGAGCTGGAATGACTCCACCAATTACGACAACAATGTCTTCACGACCTAGCTTCTTTAATTCTGAGACTAATTGAGGAAGCAACGTTTTGTGACCAGCAGCGAGAGAACTTATGCCAACTACATGAACATCATTTTCAACTGCTTGTATCGCCGTTTCTTCAGGTGTTTGAAAGAGAGGACCAACGTCTACGTCAAAACCTAAATCGGCAAATGCAGTTGCAATCACCTTAGCTCCTCTATCATGTCCATCCTGCCCCATTTTTGCAACCAAAATACGTGGTCTTCTTCCTTCTAGTTCAAGAAATTCATCTGTAGTACGTTTGATCAGCTCAATTTCCTCCTCACTTGAAAACTCTGAGCTGTACACGCCGCTAATTGAACGGATAATCGCTTTGTGACGTTTAGCTACCTTTTCAATCGCATCAGAGATTTCTCCTAATGTTGCACGAGCCCTTGCAGCTTTTACTGCAAGGTCAAGTAAATTCCCTTCGCCACTTTCTGTCGCTTTTGTTATGTCAAGTAAAGTTTGCTGTACTGTAGATTCATCTCTAGTCGCTCTAAGCTTTTCTAAACGTTCAATTTGCTTTTTACGCACAGCAGTATTATCAATATCCAAAATATCGATCGGTTCTTCTTCAGTTAATTTATATTTATTTACACCAATGATCGCTTCTTTACCAGAATCTATTTTGGCCTGTCTGCGAGCAGCAGCTTCCTCAATACGCATTTTTGGCAATCCAGTTTCTATCGCCTTAGCCATGCCCCCTAAGCTGTCAATTTCCTCTATATGTTCCCATGCACGTTTCATCAATTCGTGCGTTAAATATTCAACATAGTATGACCCAGCCCATGGATCAATCACATCACAAATACCTGTTTCATCTTGTAAATATAACTGAGTATTTCTTGCAATTCTCGCCGAAAAATCTGTTGGTAGGGCAATTGCTTCATCAAGTGCATTCGTATGCAGTGATTGAGTATGGCCGAGCGAGGCTGCCAATGCTTCAATACATGTCCTTGTGACATTGTTAAATGGATCTTGTTCAGTTAAACTCCATCCAGATGTTTGTGAATGTGTTCGCAGAGCTAAAGATTTAGGATTTTTAGGATTAAATTGTTTCATTAATTGTGCCCACATCAGTCTAGCTGCCCGCATTTTGGCAACTTCCATAAAATAATTCATACCTATCGCCCAAAAAAACGACAACCTCGGAGCGAATGAATCAATATCAATTCCAGCTTTTATCCCTGTTCGGACGTATTCTAGACCATCTGCAAGTGTATATGCTAACTCTAAATCTGCTGGTGCTCCGGCTTCTTGCATATGGTATCCGGATATACTAATGCTATTGAATTTCGGCATAAATGTTGATGTATACTCAAAAATATCTGCAATGATACGCATTGAAGTATCAGGAGGGTAAATATACGTATTACGAACCATATACTCTTTTAGAATATCATTTTGAATAGTCCCAGCTAGCTTTTCTCGGCTTACCCCTTGTTCTTCTGCTGTGACGATGTAAAATGCCATTATTGGTAGTACAGCTCCATTCATCGTCATTGACACGGACATTTTATCAAGTGGGATCCCATCAAATAATACTTTCATATCTACAATAGAATCTATTGCTACACCTGCTTTTCCAACATCACCAATAACACGGGGATGATCTGAATCATAGCCGCGATGTGTGGCTAAATCAAATGCAACAGATAGGCCCTTTTGCCCCATTGCTAAATTTCGACGGTAAAAAGCATTACTTTCTTCAGCTGTAGAAAAACCAGCATACTGTCTAACAGTCCAAGGTCGATTGACATACATTGTCGGATATGGCCCTCGTAAATAAGGTTCTACACCTGGCATATAATGTTGATGATCTATGTCTTTCAAATCATCTTTTGTATACACTTGTTTTAAAGCAATGTGTTCATTCGTTTCAAATAATAAGTCCTCCATCGTCGCATCGATGTGCTGACGAATGGCTTCTCCATTATCAGGCTGTGAGGTATGATTATGTGGGCTAGTATAATTTATTTTTGTAAAATCCGGTCGTTTCATTTTTTACATCTCCTGTTCCTGATGTAATGAAGTTAAAAACTCATAGCAATTTGTTGTAGCATCTATGATGTGGCTTACTCCAGCTTCAGCTAGCTCTTTTGTAAGGCTATCTTCTTGCTTTCCAGCTAGATATAGCTTAATATCCTTTGTTCCATCAAGAAGTTTTCTACAAATAGCAACAGCCATTTTTTTATATGTTTCATTACTACCACAAATTACATATGTTGCTAGGTTCATAGCTTTTGTACCTTCAATAGCATCTTCTACTGATAAATAACCATGAGATGGTACAATTTCAAAGCCACCTGCTTCAAAAAATCCCGTAATGAAATCTGCACGAGGCTTATGCTCAGGTATCGAACCTAAATTAATTAAGCCAACTTTAGGACGAAAACCATACTTTTCTACATATTGGTCAGATGTTTGTCTTAATTCTTCAAAAGATTGCGTAAGTCTTATTTTTTCTATGCTGTTTACTTTTACAGTAGCTTCTTTATCTTTCATCAAATTAATAAATTGTGATATAGTGAGCCCTTCACGCATATAATGAACAGCTACATCCATGACATTATTAATATCCTTTTCAAGTACTTCTTGTAATCGCGCTAACTTCTCAATTGATAGTTGATTTTTAGTGTCAGCATGTTCATCTTTGTTCAAACTACTCATCGTCATAGGTTCTTCATGCAAATCTGCATAAAAATTAGTTCCTACAATTTTGTGTTTTCTATTATGAACATGCTCTTGCCGTTTTGTTGCAACATCATCTATTTCTTGTTGAACAAAGTTCAATTTCAATGCTTGCTCCATACCTCCTAATTGTTCAACCTTTTGGAATAATTCCCATGACTCCTTTGCAACATCATTCGTGAGCTTTTCAATATACCAAGAACCACCAGCTGGATCAATAATCTTTGATATAAAAGCTTCTTCTTGAAGAATAATTTGAGTATTTCTTGCAATTCTCCTTGAAAAGTTAGTCGATCGATCTATTACTTCATTAAAAGACGAAACATCTAAGCTATCAATTCCGCCCACTCCTGCTGCAAACGCTTCTGTTGTCACTCTTAACATGTTTACGTACGGATCATAGGATGTTTTCGTAAATGCAGATGTACGACCATGAATGTTCATTTTTTGTGATGTTTTATTTCCACCAAAAGATTTAACAATCGATGTCCAAAGAGTTCTAGCAGCTCGTAATTTCGCAATTTCCATAAACATATTTGCTCCGATTGAGAACGAAAATGTTATTTTTTGAGCAACATCATCTATGGCCAAGCCTCTTTTCAGCGCTTCCGCTACATACTCGACAGCAGTTGCTAACGAAAAGGCTAATTCTTGAACAGCGCTTGCCCCTCCATTATGGTATGGATGTCCTTTCACTAGGATGGTATTTATATTTGGGCTGTGTTTCTTTCCCCACAATGTTAATTGTGCCATTACATCATAGAGCTGAGATGTATTCATAGGTAATTCTCCATCTTCCACTAGAGCAGCCAACGGATCCATGCCAATCGTTCCCTTAATCGTTTCCAAAGGAATATTGTTCTTTTCAAAATAAGCTGTCAACATTGATAGCATTGGCAATGAACAATAATGGGTGTCAATCATAAGCGATTTATGTTGTAGAGAAATATTATTTAAAGCTTTCTCAATATCATGAATCGTCTCTACTAAAAGACCCTTACCATTAGAGTTAGGCAAACTAAATCCTCGTTTAGTTTTATCATTTAATAATAGATGAATCATTGTTAAACCACGATCTATATCATCTTTCAACACTTGATTACACTGATGGGGACATGGCTCATCTATTTCTTGACTAACGTCCCAAGCCTGCCCGCTCGTTCTTAAAAGCTTTGTCCCACGAAGATGTGATCCTTGCCCAGGTAAATCATTCAAAAAAGGTAAACCCTCTACATCCTCCTCTGTATACAATGGTTTTAGTTCAATGCCCTCATATGTATTAGTGTAAAGCTGTTCAATTGATTTACCCTTTAGAGATTGTGTCGCTTTGCCTTTCCAGTCATCGAATGACGGAACAGCGAATTGTGAATTCTTAACTTCATTTATGTTCTTCATAACCGTTCCTTCTCTCCTTAAGGTAGTTTATTATTATAAAATTTTTTAATCCTTGAAGATTCCCTTACAAGAAATATAGATTGTAAGTTCTACGTCCCGTTTTCCCTCACTATGCTGTTCATGTTGCCAGTCATTGCCAATCTACAAATAAGTGATGTCATCTAGTCACCGTAGCATTGGCATTACTCTTCCCACATCACCCAATACCAAGTCATATGGTGCGTAAAAACTATTCATTTATTCTTGTTCTCATATTCAACATGAGTTAACAAAGAAACCGCTTTCAACATAATTGTCTAAATATTTTCAAAAGTACTGCTAACATTAGTATATTAAAAAAATGACTTTAATTCCATATACGTTTAGTACATTTTGACTTTATAAAAGAGAATTGAAAAAGCAATACTTCAAAAAACACTGCTACAAATTTGCAGCAGTGTTTTTCGTTACTAATATATAGATGTATTATCTTTTGATGTCTTTTCTAGAATATCCTTCACACGTGCAAGGAAGCGTCCACATACAAGTCCATCAAGAACACGATGGTCTAAAGACATACATAGATTCACCATATCCCGAACAGCTATCATCCCATTATTCATAACAACTGGTCGTTTCACAATTGATTCGACCTGGACGATTCCTGCTTGTGGATAATTAATAATTCCCATTGATTGTACTGACCCGAATGACCCTGTATTATTTACAGTAAAAGTTCCACCTTGCATCTCATCAGCCGATAGCTTACCTGAGCGAACCTTTGTAGCCAGTTCCGTTATTTCACGTGCAATTCCTTTGATCGTTTTCTCATCAGCGTGCTTAATTACAGGTACAAACAATGCATCATCTGTAGCTACGGCGATTGATATATTTATATCTTTCTTTTGAATAATTTTGTCACCTGCCCACATTGAATTAATTTGTGGGAACTCTTTCAAAGCTTGAGCAACAGCTTTGACAAAGAATGCAAAGAAAGTTAGACTAAATCCTTCTTTTTGTTTAAATTCGTTCTTAATTTCATTTCGATACTCAACTAGATTTGTTACATCAACTTCAACCATCATCCACGCATGTGGGGCTTCATGCTTACTACGTAACATATTTGTTGCAATCGCTTTTCGAACGCCTGATACAGGGATTTCAATATCACCAGTTTGGACAGGAATGTTAGGAGCTTGGCTTGTTTCTTTGTGTTGCACTCTTTCTGTAACAGTATTTTGCACCTTTGATTCTTCAACTGTTTCAACAATAACCGTTTCCTTCTTTTTATTTGCACCTGCCACTGGAATATCACCAGAGCTTATTAACTTCTTCAAGTCTTTTCTCGTTATACGGCCACCTTTGCCTGTACCTGAAACAAGTTCAAGGTCTATATTATGTTCTTGAGCTAATCTTAAAACAGCCGGTGAATAGCGTACTTTATTTTCACGTAGCTCTTCCACTTTAGGTTGTTCATTAGCCGTAGGTGT
This sequence is a window from Bacillus sp. SM2101. Protein-coding genes within it:
- a CDS encoding methylmalonyl-CoA mutase family protein; amino-acid sequence: MKNINEVKNSQFAVPSFDDWKGKATQSLKGKSIEQLYTNTYEGIELKPLYTEEDVEGLPFLNDLPGQGSHLRGTKLLRTSGQAWDVSQEIDEPCPHQCNQVLKDDIDRGLTMIHLLLNDKTKRGFSLPNSNGKGLLVETIHDIEKALNNISLQHKSLMIDTHYCSLPMLSMLTAYFEKNNIPLETIKGTIGMDPLAALVEDGELPMNTSQLYDVMAQLTLWGKKHSPNINTILVKGHPYHNGGASAVQELAFSLATAVEYVAEALKRGLAIDDVAQKITFSFSIGANMFMEIAKLRAARTLWTSIVKSFGGNKTSQKMNIHGRTSAFTKTSYDPYVNMLRVTTEAFAAGVGGIDSLDVSSFNEVIDRSTNFSRRIARNTQIILQEEAFISKIIDPAGGSWYIEKLTNDVAKESWELFQKVEQLGGMEQALKLNFVQQEIDDVATKRQEHVHNRKHKIVGTNFYADLHEEPMTMSSLNKDEHADTKNQLSIEKLARLQEVLEKDINNVMDVAVHYMREGLTISQFINLMKDKEATVKVNSIEKIRLTQSFEELRQTSDQYVEKYGFRPKVGLINLGSIPEHKPRADFITGFFEAGGFEIVPSHGYLSVEDAIEGTKAMNLATYVICGSNETYKKMAVAICRKLLDGTKDIKLYLAGKQEDSLTKELAEAGVSHIIDATTNCYEFLTSLHQEQEM
- the scpA gene encoding methylmalonyl-CoA mutase → MKRPDFTKINYTSPHNHTSQPDNGEAIRQHIDATMEDLLFETNEHIALKQVYTKDDLKDIDHQHYMPGVEPYLRGPYPTMYVNRPWTVRQYAGFSTAEESNAFYRRNLAMGQKGLSVAFDLATHRGYDSDHPRVIGDVGKAGVAIDSIVDMKVLFDGIPLDKMSVSMTMNGAVLPIMAFYIVTAEEQGVSREKLAGTIQNDILKEYMVRNTYIYPPDTSMRIIADIFEYTSTFMPKFNSISISGYHMQEAGAPADLELAYTLADGLEYVRTGIKAGIDIDSFAPRLSFFWAIGMNYFMEVAKMRAARLMWAQLMKQFNPKNPKSLALRTHSQTSGWSLTEQDPFNNVTRTCIEALAASLGHTQSLHTNALDEAIALPTDFSARIARNTQLYLQDETGICDVIDPWAGSYYVEYLTHELMKRAWEHIEEIDSLGGMAKAIETGLPKMRIEEAAARRQAKIDSGKEAIIGVNKYKLTEEEPIDILDIDNTAVRKKQIERLEKLRATRDESTVQQTLLDITKATESGEGNLLDLAVKAARARATLGEISDAIEKVAKRHKAIIRSISGVYSSEFSSEEEIELIKRTTDEFLELEGRRPRILVAKMGQDGHDRGAKVIATAFADLGFDVDVGPLFQTPEETAIQAVENDVHVVGISSLAAGHKTLLPQLVSELKKLGREDIVVVIGGVIPAQDYDYLKENGASAIFGPGTIIPVAAQKVIEEIYHRLGYEEVDVSDEYK
- the meaB gene encoding methylmalonyl Co-A mutase-associated GTPase MeaB; the encoded protein is MESQHSENKKFMRKTEKQVNDYVDGVLNKDRTMLAQAITLIESNAQRHVEKAQAVLNELLPHVGSSIRIGITGVPGAGKSTFIESFGTYLCDQGYHVAVLAVDPSSSITGGSILGDKTRMENLSRHPRAFVRPSPSGGTLGGVHRKTRETMLLCEAAGFDVILVETVGVGQSEIVVRTMVDFILLLVLTGAGDELQGMKKGVLELADALIINKADGENKRHAEMAQRDYNRFLHYLRPATEGWETKAYTCSALFGKGIDNVWKIINEFVDQTKAAGTFESRRKAQMKEWIYATIKDQLETRFFTHPQIKGRLPQVESNVISGNVPVTLAVQQLLALYFNEN
- a CDS encoding BrxA/BrxB family bacilliredoxin; translated protein: MNIDFNLFMNDVVRQARQEMDAAGYEQLTTIDDVEAAFQRSGTTLVMVNSVCGCAGGIARPAATHAVHYDKRPDHLVTVFAGQDKEATAQAREYFEGYPPSSPSFALLKDGKICTMVERHEIEGHEPTAVINKLQASFEKYCEEI
- a CDS encoding dihydrolipoamide acetyltransferase family protein: MALEKITMPQLGESVTEGTISTWLVSVGDKVNKYDPLAEVNTDKVNAEVPSSFTGVIKELVAEEGETIPVDGLICTIEVEGEQPAQEAKEQDTPTANEQPKVEELRENKVRYSPAVLRLAQEHNIDLELVSGTGKGGRITRKDLKKLISSGDIPVAGANKKKETVIVETVEESKVQNTVTERVQHKETSQAPNIPVQTGDIEIPVSGVRKAIATNMLRSKHEAPHAWMMVEVDVTNLVEYRNEIKNEFKQKEGFSLTFFAFFVKAVAQALKEFPQINSMWAGDKIIQKKDINISIAVATDDALFVPVIKHADEKTIKGIAREITELATKVRSGKLSADEMQGGTFTVNNTGSFGSVQSMGIINYPQAGIVQVESIVKRPVVMNNGMIAVRDMVNLCMSLDHRVLDGLVCGRFLARVKDILEKTSKDNTSIY